From the Spiroplasma alleghenense genome, one window contains:
- a CDS encoding signal peptidase II, with translation MAFQNFKNFLKKYNYEWKFKLIVCLPIFIVLVVIDWITKGIVVAKMAYNSEKPLIPGFLRLHYIINPGAAYGMNANNVGLAITIATLATLLFSLVFIFVNSRYWLIGITILLSGSWGNLLARAWAPEIPGYGIKGGVVDFLVWDFKFLGSDGYIFNIADLWVNIAIVYLIVVAFPMTVYLFIKESRENRRYEQELANSNGELDSKTENINTKTTKTTKKSKIKED, from the coding sequence TTGGCTTTTCAAAATTTTAAAAACTTTTTAAAAAAGTATAATTATGAATGAAAATTTAAATTAATTGTTTGTTTACCAATTTTTATTGTTTTGGTGGTCATTGATTGAATTACAAAAGGAATTGTAGTTGCTAAAATGGCTTATAATTCAGAAAAACCATTAATTCCAGGTTTCTTAAGGTTGCACTACATAATTAATCCAGGAGCTGCTTATGGAATGAATGCTAACAATGTTGGCTTGGCAATTACAATTGCTACATTAGCTACATTATTATTTTCTTTAGTTTTCATTTTTGTCAATAGTCGCTATTGACTTATTGGAATCACAATTTTATTGTCAGGAAGTTGAGGTAATTTATTAGCTAGAGCCTGAGCCCCGGAAATTCCAGGTTATGGAATAAAAGGTGGAGTAGTTGACTTCTTAGTTTGAGATTTCAAATTCCTTGGTAGTGATGGGTATATTTTTAATATTGCTGATTTATGAGTTAATATCGCAATTGTTTACCTAATTGTTGTAGCCTTTCCTATGACTGTTTATCTGTTTATAAAAGAATCAAGGGAAAATCGTCGTTATGAACAAGAGCTAGCTAACTCAAATGGCGAACTCGATTCTAAGACAGAAAATATAAATACTAAAACCACTAAAACCACTAAAAAATCAAAGATCAAGGAGGACTAA
- a CDS encoding RluA family pseudouridine synthase: protein MNKINFTVLEQERLDKFIFSSCQNDFEFSRSYLQKLINDNFVEVNGEIKPARYKLKPGDIVEITIPKPSSSEILPEDIPIEIVYEDKDIIVVNKPNDMVVHPALGNYSKTLVNALMFHIKDLSTIGGVNRPGIVHRLDKQTTGLLVVAKNDKSHKKLTEMLKNKEIHKEYLGIVHGVILENEGVIDAPIGRHPGDRKKMTVTEKNSKYAKTNFKVLERFEKHTLVSCVIETGRTHQIRVHFNFIKHPIYGDQVYGYLSDKKSEFGQYLHAWKLIFDHPITGDKMLFEINPPEQFNDKINMLRKSS from the coding sequence ATGAATAAAATAAATTTTACAGTTTTAGAACAAGAAAGACTTGATAAATTTATTTTTAGTAGCTGTCAGAATGACTTTGAATTTTCTCGCTCATATCTTCAAAAACTAATTAATGACAATTTTGTAGAAGTAAATGGTGAAATTAAGCCAGCTCGCTATAAACTAAAACCAGGTGACATTGTTGAAATAACAATACCCAAACCAAGTTCTTCAGAAATTTTGCCTGAAGACATTCCAATAGAAATTGTTTATGAAGATAAAGACATTATTGTTGTGAACAAACCAAATGATATGGTAGTTCACCCGGCACTAGGCAATTATTCAAAAACATTAGTTAATGCTCTAATGTTTCACATCAAAGATTTATCAACAATTGGAGGGGTAAATCGACCTGGGATTGTTCATCGTCTTGATAAACAAACTACAGGACTTTTGGTAGTTGCTAAAAATGATAAATCTCATAAAAAATTGACAGAAATGTTAAAAAATAAAGAAATTCACAAAGAATACCTTGGCATAGTTCATGGTGTAATTTTGGAAAATGAAGGAGTAATTGACGCCCCAATTGGTCGTCATCCTGGGGATCGCAAAAAGATGACTGTTACTGAAAAAAACAGTAAATATGCCAAAACTAATTTTAAAGTTTTAGAAAGATTTGAAAAACACACTTTAGTAAGCTGTGTAATTGAAACTGGTAGAACCCACCAAATTAGAGTTCACTTCAATTTTATCAAACACCCAATTTATGGGGATCAAGTTTATGGATATTTAAGTGATAAAAAATCAGAATTTGGGCAATATTTACATGCCTGAAAATTGATTTTTGATCACCCAATTACTGGAGATAAAATGTTGTTTGAAATTAACCCACCAGAGCAATTTAATGATAAAATAAATATGTTAAGAAAGTCAAGTTAG
- a CDS encoding ribonuclease HIII, with protein sequence MAEKNSTISSNKMIGTDEVGVGDFFGPLVVVACYLDETKISNLSVFKKIKDSKQLSNESIMKIFEEIQKHVKYSVVMIDNLKYNNIYNKVKNSHVLKALGHNGALLDLIKNNPELEDTNIVIDEFVNKNKYFEYLKQWEKNIVSKNVNLVTKAESKFLAVACASIIARAYFLNAIATLQKDLRLSLPLGAGNEVKELVRDYKKNHPDKVESFIKMHFKDN encoded by the coding sequence ATGGCTGAGAAAAATTCTACTATTTCAAGCAATAAGATGATCGGAACTGATGAAGTTGGAGTTGGGGATTTTTTCGGTCCACTAGTAGTTGTTGCTTGTTATTTAGATGAAACCAAAATTTCTAATTTGAGTGTATTTAAAAAAATTAAGGATAGCAAGCAGTTGTCGAATGAAAGTATCATGAAAATTTTTGAGGAAATACAAAAACATGTTAAGTATAGCGTTGTTATGATAGACAACCTGAAGTATAACAATATTTATAATAAGGTCAAAAATAGTCATGTCCTAAAAGCATTAGGACATAATGGCGCTTTACTAGATTTAATAAAAAATAATCCAGAACTTGAAGATACTAATATTGTTATCGATGAATTTGTTAACAAAAATAAGTACTTTGAATATTTGAAACAGTGAGAAAAAAATATAGTAAGTAAAAATGTAAATTTAGTCACAAAAGCTGAAAGTAAATTCTTAGCTGTTGCTTGTGCAAGTATTATCGCTAGAGCTTATTTTCTTAATGCCATTGCAACTCTTCAAAAAGACCTAAGATTAAGTTTGCCACTTGGAGCAGGCAATGAAGTGAAAGAATTGGTTCGGGATTACAAAAAAAATCACCCCGATAAAGTTGAAAGTTTTATCAAGATGCATTTTAAGGATAATTAA
- a CDS encoding deoxycytidylate deaminase — translation MLKSRNNYISWDEYFMSIAELNAMRSKDPETQVGCVVVNNLNQIISSGYNGFPRGIDNSSFPWDRDKENQFENKYPYVVHSEMNAIVSARCDLSGCDIYTTLFPCHQCVKVIIQAGIKHIYYGSNKYENTPDNIAAKKMLDEVKITYSSKPAVKIKITK, via the coding sequence ATGCTAAAATCACGCAATAACTACATTTCATGGGATGAATACTTTATGTCCATAGCTGAATTAAACGCCATGCGAAGCAAGGATCCTGAAACTCAAGTTGGATGTGTAGTCGTGAATAATTTAAATCAAATAATAAGTTCTGGTTATAATGGTTTTCCTCGCGGAATTGATAATAGCAGTTTCCCTTGAGATAGAGACAAAGAAAATCAGTTTGAAAATAAATACCCTTATGTTGTTCATTCGGAGATGAACGCCATTGTCTCTGCTCGTTGCGACTTATCGGGTTGTGATATTTATACAACTCTTTTTCCTTGTCATCAATGTGTTAAAGTAATTATTCAAGCCGGAATCAAGCACATTTATTATGGATCTAATAAGTACGAAAATACCCCAGATAATATTGCTGCTAAAAAAATGCTAGATGAGGTTAAAATAACCTATTCTAGCAAGCCGGCTGTTAAAATAAAAATAACCAAATAA
- a CDS encoding thymidine phosphorylase, which produces MNFAELITKKKKGLSLNQAEIEYLIKGFISNEIKDYQMSAIAMAIYFQGMDAKETSFLTGEMIKSGKTYDLKGVTGFKADKHSTGGVGDKTSLIYAPLVASFGIKVAKLSGRGLGQTGGTIDKLESCPGWTGEISEAKFEEIVNKVGMSIISQSQDIVPADKKMYALRDVTGTVDSIPLIASSIMSKKLAIAGNGIILDVKMGSGAFMNTVDEATKLAQAMVEIGKNHHRNIAAMITDMDKPLGREIGNANEVREAYETLQGNGPADLNELTEEAVGITLLQAGIFKTLAEAKEAVREKIKNKVAAPILKQFVEAQGGDFSVIENFEKSFKVKNTIEIKADKSGYIRYIDTNKLGYLAMQIGAGRATKEESIDFAAGITLNKVSGEKVLAGDVVMTLKTNKAVSGEFTNQGKLTFEIVDKAFVEPVIIKVISDLDLK; this is translated from the coding sequence ATGAATTTTGCAGAATTAATTACTAAAAAGAAAAAAGGTTTGAGTTTAAACCAAGCAGAAATTGAATATTTAATTAAGGGATTCATTTCAAATGAAATCAAAGATTATCAAATGAGTGCCATAGCAATGGCAATTTACTTTCAAGGGATGGATGCTAAAGAAACTTCGTTTTTAACAGGAGAAATGATTAAAAGTGGTAAAACCTATGATTTAAAAGGAGTTACTGGTTTTAAAGCTGATAAGCATTCAACCGGGGGAGTTGGGGATAAAACCTCATTAATCTATGCTCCATTGGTTGCTAGTTTTGGTATCAAAGTAGCCAAGTTGTCGGGTCGTGGACTTGGACAAACTGGGGGAACTATTGATAAATTAGAATCTTGTCCAGGTTGAACTGGGGAAATTTCTGAAGCTAAATTTGAAGAAATTGTTAACAAAGTGGGAATGAGCATTATTTCTCAATCACAAGATATTGTTCCTGCTGATAAAAAAATGTATGCCCTAAGAGATGTTACAGGAACTGTTGATTCAATTCCTTTGATCGCCTCAAGTATAATGTCGAAAAAATTGGCAATTGCAGGAAATGGGATTATTTTAGACGTTAAAATGGGTAGTGGAGCCTTTATGAATACTGTGGATGAAGCTACAAAATTAGCTCAAGCAATGGTTGAAATTGGTAAAAATCACCACCGCAACATTGCAGCCATGATAACAGATATGGATAAACCATTAGGACGTGAAATCGGTAATGCCAATGAGGTTCGTGAAGCTTATGAAACTTTACAAGGAAATGGTCCTGCTGATTTAAACGAACTGACCGAAGAAGCGGTTGGAATTACACTTCTGCAAGCAGGAATTTTTAAAACTTTAGCCGAAGCAAAAGAGGCTGTTCGTGAAAAAATTAAAAATAAAGTCGCTGCACCAATTTTAAAACAGTTTGTTGAAGCCCAAGGTGGAGATTTTAGTGTAATTGAAAACTTTGAAAAAAGCTTTAAAGTTAAAAATACTATAGAAATCAAAGCTGATAAATCCGGATATATTCGCTATATTGACACTAATAAATTAGGTTACTTAGCAATGCAAATCGGTGCTGGTCGTGCAACCAAAGAGGAAAGTATTGATTTCGCCGCCGGAATCACCTTAAATAAGGTCTCTGGTGAAAAAGTTTTGGCAGGAGACGTTGTAATGACATTGAAGACAAACAAGGCTGTTAGCGGCGAATTTACTAACCAAGGAAAGTTAACATTTGAAATAGTTGACAAGGCCTTTGTAGAACCAGTAATTATTAAGGTAATTAGTGATCTAGATTTGAAATAG
- the thyA gene encoding thymidylate synthase translates to MQKYLDLVKNVLENGTRKNDRTLTGTISFFGTQTRYNLGDGFPLLTTKKIYFQAVVVELLWFISGDTNIKYLVDNKVNIWNEWPYEIYKKSNDYQGEDLQTFVDKIRTDNDFAKLHGDLGPVYGKQWRNFNGVDQLADLIFNLKNNPDSRRHIISAWNPEEVSKMALPPCHTIFQFYVSGDKKLNLQLYQRSGDIFLGVPFNIASYSLLLILIANEVGLEPGEFVHTIGDAHIYQNHLEQIELQLSRIPKKLPSITLKDSNVSIFDLKPDDIILENYESYPGIKGKVAV, encoded by the coding sequence ATGCAAAAATATTTAGATTTGGTAAAAAATGTTTTAGAAAACGGAACTAGAAAAAATGATAGAACTTTAACAGGGACAATTTCATTCTTTGGGACCCAAACCCGCTATAATTTAGGCGATGGTTTCCCGCTTTTAACAACTAAGAAAATTTATTTTCAAGCAGTAGTTGTAGAATTATTGTGATTTATATCGGGAGACACAAATATTAAGTATTTAGTTGATAATAAGGTAAATATTTGAAATGAATGGCCTTACGAAATTTACAAAAAATCCAATGATTATCAAGGAGAGGATTTACAAACTTTTGTGGACAAAATCCGTACAGATAATGATTTTGCTAAATTGCATGGTGATTTAGGTCCGGTTTATGGTAAACAATGACGAAATTTTAATGGAGTTGATCAACTTGCAGACTTAATTTTTAATCTAAAAAATAATCCCGATTCAAGGCGACATATTATTTCTGCTTGAAATCCAGAAGAAGTTTCAAAGATGGCTTTACCTCCGTGTCATACGATATTTCAGTTTTATGTTTCTGGGGATAAAAAATTGAACTTACAATTGTATCAACGCAGCGGGGATATTTTCCTGGGAGTCCCATTTAATATCGCAAGTTATTCTTTATTATTGATTCTAATTGCAAATGAAGTTGGCTTAGAACCAGGAGAATTTGTACATACAATCGGGGATGCGCATATTTATCAAAATCATTTAGAACAAATTGAACTTCAACTTTCTCGTATTCCAAAAAAATTGCCATCAATTACGTTAAAAGATTCTAACGTTTCAATTTTTGATTTGAAACCTGATGACATTATCTTAGAAAACTATGAATCTTATCCAGGAATTAAGGGGAAGGTGGCAGTTTAG
- a CDS encoding dihydrofolate reductase — MIKLVWAQTQEGIIGQENKLPWKIPEEMNFFKQYTTGKTIVMGRKTFEAIGSKPLPNRENIVLSKNGNLVINNENVKIINDIDYLIKRYQNQPNELIVIGGSQIYQMFLPYADKLIVSVIKQNYPGDTIFPRVNWDDFEIYSEIDKDEFVIKKYERKK, encoded by the coding sequence GTGATAAAATTAGTATGAGCCCAAACCCAAGAGGGAATAATTGGCCAAGAAAACAAGTTACCATGAAAAATTCCTGAAGAAATGAATTTTTTCAAGCAGTATACAACTGGAAAAACAATTGTAATGGGTCGTAAGACATTTGAAGCAATTGGTTCCAAACCATTACCAAATCGAGAAAATATAGTCCTTTCAAAAAATGGCAATCTTGTCATCAATAATGAAAATGTTAAAATCATTAATGACATTGATTATTTAATTAAAAGATATCAAAACCAACCTAACGAATTAATTGTTATTGGGGGATCGCAAATTTATCAAATGTTCTTGCCATATGCTGATAAACTGATTGTCAGTGTGATAAAACAAAATTACCCCGGAGATACTATTTTTCCAAGAGTAAATTGAGACGATTTTGAAATTTATAGCGAAATTGATAAAGATGAATTTGTTATAAAAAAATATGAGAGGAAAAAATAA
- a CDS encoding lysophospholipid acyltransferase family protein, with protein MKEKYELEKQEVTNQEEVKTEKKAKDQKKERGSTNFNKWKLLLIWVIVLMNMSKAKKMARRIKKDPNSYSEEYRYYWVKKIARRMMWLLDVKIQVIDIENWLDRGIILAPNHQSNFDSVALIALNDFSRQQPLAFIAKQELWDHKTFGRFIKLIDAIPLDRGNPRSALNAYKEGKELLNQYHRSLVIFPEGTRSPDQEIGEFQGASMKIAQSAYVPIVPVTIIDSHYVFAKKRPKKVVVKVVFGKPLLPEKFISIKTDILTNNVRKEVVKNMEKYKDFEKIETKKKRKEKK; from the coding sequence ATGAAAGAAAAATACGAATTAGAAAAACAAGAAGTTACTAATCAAGAAGAAGTTAAAACAGAGAAGAAAGCAAAGGATCAAAAAAAGGAGCGGGGAAGTACTAATTTCAACAAATGAAAATTATTATTAATTTGAGTTATTGTTTTAATGAATATGAGTAAAGCTAAGAAAATGGCTCGCCGAATCAAAAAAGATCCTAATTCATATAGTGAAGAATACCGTTACTATTGAGTTAAAAAAATTGCTCGTCGAATGATGTGACTTTTGGATGTTAAAATTCAAGTAATTGACATTGAAAACTGATTAGATCGCGGAATTATTTTAGCACCAAACCACCAGTCTAACTTTGATTCAGTTGCCTTGATTGCTTTAAATGATTTTAGTCGTCAACAACCATTAGCATTTATTGCTAAGCAAGAACTTTGAGACCATAAAACATTTGGACGTTTCATTAAGTTAATTGATGCAATTCCGTTGGACCGAGGAAATCCAAGAAGTGCTTTAAACGCTTATAAAGAAGGTAAAGAACTTTTAAACCAATATCACCGAAGTTTGGTTATTTTCCCAGAAGGAACTAGAAGTCCTGACCAAGAAATTGGAGAATTCCAAGGAGCAAGTATGAAAATAGCACAATCAGCATATGTGCCGATTGTGCCAGTTACAATCATTGACTCTCACTATGTTTTTGCTAAAAAGAGACCTAAAAAAGTGGTAGTTAAAGTTGTTTTTGGTAAGCCTTTATTACCAGAAAAGTTTATTTCTATTAAAACAGATATTTTAACAAATAACGTTCGTAAGGAAGTTGTTAAAAATATGGAAAAATATAAAGATTTTGAAAAAATAGAAACTAAGAAGAAAAGAAAAGAAAAAAAATAG
- a CDS encoding 4'-phosphopantetheinyl transferase superfamily protein, with the protein MMKKIGIDIVAVKRIKLKPRMIELILHPDEIKILSTRLTKNSKREFLAGRWAVKEAIIKTLPSPIAMNQINIGYIDQKPSLKNSKFGEIIVSISHEKRYAVGMALKKD; encoded by the coding sequence ATTATGAAAAAAATTGGAATTGATATTGTTGCCGTTAAAAGAATAAAGCTCAAGCCCAGAATGATTGAACTAATTTTACATCCAGATGAAATTAAGATTTTATCTACTCGTTTAACTAAAAATTCAAAAAGAGAATTTTTAGCAGGTCGTTGAGCTGTTAAAGAAGCTATAATAAAAACTTTACCTTCACCAATCGCAATGAATCAAATAAATATTGGTTACATTGATCAAAAACCAAGTCTGAAAAATTCTAAATTTGGTGAAATCATTGTTTCTATTAGTCACGAAAAACGCTATGCAGTTGGAATGGCTTTGAAAAAAGATTAA